The Phocoena sinus isolate mPhoSin1 chromosome 17, mPhoSin1.pri, whole genome shotgun sequence genome contains a region encoding:
- the OSGIN2 gene encoding oxidative stress-induced growth inhibitor 2 isoform X1, whose protein sequence is MPVWCCRCSLAGHFRNYSDPETEGEIFNSLVQYFGDNLGRRVKAMPLVEETSLLEDSSVTLPVVVIGNGPSGICLSYMLSGYRPYLSSEAIHPNTILHSKLEEARHLSIVDQDLEYLSEGLEGRSSNPVAVLFDTLLHPDADFGYDYPSILHWKLEQHHYIPHLVLGKGPPGGAWHNMEGSMLTISFGNWMELPGLKFKDWVSSKRRNLKGDRVMPEEIARYYKHYVKVMGLQKNFRENTYITSVSRLYRDQVDNDGQDRDISTQHLQIEKSKFTKRNWEIRGYQRIRDGSHIPFCLFAENVALATGTLDSPGRLEIDGEDFPFVFHSMPEFGAAISKGQLCGKVDPVLIVGSGLTAADAVLCAYNNNVPVIHVFRRRVTDPSLIFKQLPKKLYPEYHKVYHMMCTQSYSLDSNLLSDYTSFPEHHVLSFKSDMKCILQNISGLKKIFKLSAAVVLIGSHPNLSFLKEQGCYLGYNSSQPITCKGNPVEIDAYTYECVKEANLFALGPLVGDNFVRFLKGGALGVTRCLATRQKKKKQHLFVERGGGDGIA, encoded by the exons ATGCCCGTGTGGTGCTGCCGCTGCTCCCTGGCCGGTCATTTCAG aaactataGTGACCCTGAAACTGAAGGAGAGATTTTTAATTCCTTAGTGCAATATTTTGGTGATAATTTGGGGCGAAGAGTTAAAGCTATGCCATTAGTTGAAGAAACTTCTTTACTTGAAGATTCATCAGTGACTTTGCCTGTGGTAGTAATAG gaaatggACCCTCAGGAATCTGCCTTTCTTATATGCTGTCAGGCTACAGACCATATTTATCATCAGAAGCAATACATCCAAACACAATCTTACATAGCAAATTAGAAGAAGCGAGACATCTTTCCATTGTTGATCAG gactTAGAGTACTTGTCTGAGGGCCTTGAGGGTCGATCATCCAATCCTGTTGCAGTACTTTTCGACACACTTCTTCATCCAGATGCTGACTTTGGGTATGATTATCCATCCATTTTGCATTGGAAATTAGAACAGCATCATTATATCCCTCACTTAGTTCTTGGTAAAGGTCCACCTGGTGGAGCTTGGCAT AATATGGAAGGCTCGATGTTGACAATCAGCTTTGGAAATTGGATGGAGCTACCTGGACTTAAATTTAAAGATTGGGTATCTAGCAAACGAAG gaACCTAAAAGGGGATCGAGTTATGCCAGAGGAAATAGCTCGCTACTATAAACATTATGTAAAAGTCATGGGTCTTCAGAAGAATTTCAGAGAGAATACTTACATTACCTCTGTATCAAGACTCTACAGAGATCAAGTTGATAATGATGGTCAAGACAGAGATATTTCAACACAGCATTTACAGATAGAGAAGTCAAAATTTACCAAGAGAAACTGGGAAATCAGGGGTTATCAGCGAATAAGAGATGGTTCCCATATTCCCTTCTGTCTCTTTGCTGAAAATGTAGCTCTGGCAACTGGAACATTGGATTCTCCTGGCCGTTTGGAAATTGATGGGGAagattttccttttgtgtttcatTCAATGCCTGAATTTGGAGCCGCTATAAGCAAAGGACAGTTGTGTGGCAAAGTGGATCCAGTGTTAATTGTAGGTTCTGGGCTTACCGCAGCTGATGCAGTACTGTGTGCTTACAACAATAATGTCCCTGTGATTCATGTATTTCGCAGACGAGTAACTGATCCAAGCTTAATTTTCAAACAGCTTCCCAAAAAGCTTTATCCAGAATACCATAAAGTCTATCATATGATGTGTACTCAGTCATATTCTTTAGACTCAAATCTTCTATCTGATTATACCAGTTTTCCTGAGCACCATGTGCTTTCCTTTAAGTCAGACATGAAATGCATTCTTCAAAATATCTCcggattaaagaaaatatttaagctcTCTGCAGCAGTAGTATTGATAGGTTCTCATCCCAATCTGTCCTTTCTGAAGGAGCAAGGGTGTTACCTGGGCTACAACTCAAGCCAGCCAATCACATGTAAGGGTAATCCTGTGGAAATAGATGCATATACATATGAGTGTGTTAAAGAAGCCAACCTTTTTGCATTGGGTCCTTTGGTTGGAGACAATTTTGTTCGATTTTTAAAGGGAGGGGCACTGGGTGTTACACGCTGTTTAGCtacaagacagaagaaaaaaaagcagcatttatttgttgaaagaggaggaggagatgggatAGCTTAG
- the OSGIN2 gene encoding oxidative stress-induced growth inhibitor 2 isoform X2, whose protein sequence is MPLVEETSLLEDSSVTLPVVVIGNGPSGICLSYMLSGYRPYLSSEAIHPNTILHSKLEEARHLSIVDQDLEYLSEGLEGRSSNPVAVLFDTLLHPDADFGYDYPSILHWKLEQHHYIPHLVLGKGPPGGAWHNMEGSMLTISFGNWMELPGLKFKDWVSSKRRNLKGDRVMPEEIARYYKHYVKVMGLQKNFRENTYITSVSRLYRDQVDNDGQDRDISTQHLQIEKSKFTKRNWEIRGYQRIRDGSHIPFCLFAENVALATGTLDSPGRLEIDGEDFPFVFHSMPEFGAAISKGQLCGKVDPVLIVGSGLTAADAVLCAYNNNVPVIHVFRRRVTDPSLIFKQLPKKLYPEYHKVYHMMCTQSYSLDSNLLSDYTSFPEHHVLSFKSDMKCILQNISGLKKIFKLSAAVVLIGSHPNLSFLKEQGCYLGYNSSQPITCKGNPVEIDAYTYECVKEANLFALGPLVGDNFVRFLKGGALGVTRCLATRQKKKKQHLFVERGGGDGIA, encoded by the exons ATGCCATTAGTTGAAGAAACTTCTTTACTTGAAGATTCATCAGTGACTTTGCCTGTGGTAGTAATAG gaaatggACCCTCAGGAATCTGCCTTTCTTATATGCTGTCAGGCTACAGACCATATTTATCATCAGAAGCAATACATCCAAACACAATCTTACATAGCAAATTAGAAGAAGCGAGACATCTTTCCATTGTTGATCAG gactTAGAGTACTTGTCTGAGGGCCTTGAGGGTCGATCATCCAATCCTGTTGCAGTACTTTTCGACACACTTCTTCATCCAGATGCTGACTTTGGGTATGATTATCCATCCATTTTGCATTGGAAATTAGAACAGCATCATTATATCCCTCACTTAGTTCTTGGTAAAGGTCCACCTGGTGGAGCTTGGCAT AATATGGAAGGCTCGATGTTGACAATCAGCTTTGGAAATTGGATGGAGCTACCTGGACTTAAATTTAAAGATTGGGTATCTAGCAAACGAAG gaACCTAAAAGGGGATCGAGTTATGCCAGAGGAAATAGCTCGCTACTATAAACATTATGTAAAAGTCATGGGTCTTCAGAAGAATTTCAGAGAGAATACTTACATTACCTCTGTATCAAGACTCTACAGAGATCAAGTTGATAATGATGGTCAAGACAGAGATATTTCAACACAGCATTTACAGATAGAGAAGTCAAAATTTACCAAGAGAAACTGGGAAATCAGGGGTTATCAGCGAATAAGAGATGGTTCCCATATTCCCTTCTGTCTCTTTGCTGAAAATGTAGCTCTGGCAACTGGAACATTGGATTCTCCTGGCCGTTTGGAAATTGATGGGGAagattttccttttgtgtttcatTCAATGCCTGAATTTGGAGCCGCTATAAGCAAAGGACAGTTGTGTGGCAAAGTGGATCCAGTGTTAATTGTAGGTTCTGGGCTTACCGCAGCTGATGCAGTACTGTGTGCTTACAACAATAATGTCCCTGTGATTCATGTATTTCGCAGACGAGTAACTGATCCAAGCTTAATTTTCAAACAGCTTCCCAAAAAGCTTTATCCAGAATACCATAAAGTCTATCATATGATGTGTACTCAGTCATATTCTTTAGACTCAAATCTTCTATCTGATTATACCAGTTTTCCTGAGCACCATGTGCTTTCCTTTAAGTCAGACATGAAATGCATTCTTCAAAATATCTCcggattaaagaaaatatttaagctcTCTGCAGCAGTAGTATTGATAGGTTCTCATCCCAATCTGTCCTTTCTGAAGGAGCAAGGGTGTTACCTGGGCTACAACTCAAGCCAGCCAATCACATGTAAGGGTAATCCTGTGGAAATAGATGCATATACATATGAGTGTGTTAAAGAAGCCAACCTTTTTGCATTGGGTCCTTTGGTTGGAGACAATTTTGTTCGATTTTTAAAGGGAGGGGCACTGGGTGTTACACGCTGTTTAGCtacaagacagaagaaaaaaaagcagcatttatttgttgaaagaggaggaggagatgggatAGCTTAG
- the OSGIN2 gene encoding oxidative stress-induced growth inhibitor 2 isoform X3, protein MLSGYRPYLSSEAIHPNTILHSKLEEARHLSIVDQDLEYLSEGLEGRSSNPVAVLFDTLLHPDADFGYDYPSILHWKLEQHHYIPHLVLGKGPPGGAWHNMEGSMLTISFGNWMELPGLKFKDWVSSKRRNLKGDRVMPEEIARYYKHYVKVMGLQKNFRENTYITSVSRLYRDQVDNDGQDRDISTQHLQIEKSKFTKRNWEIRGYQRIRDGSHIPFCLFAENVALATGTLDSPGRLEIDGEDFPFVFHSMPEFGAAISKGQLCGKVDPVLIVGSGLTAADAVLCAYNNNVPVIHVFRRRVTDPSLIFKQLPKKLYPEYHKVYHMMCTQSYSLDSNLLSDYTSFPEHHVLSFKSDMKCILQNISGLKKIFKLSAAVVLIGSHPNLSFLKEQGCYLGYNSSQPITCKGNPVEIDAYTYECVKEANLFALGPLVGDNFVRFLKGGALGVTRCLATRQKKKKQHLFVERGGGDGIA, encoded by the exons ATGCTGTCAGGCTACAGACCATATTTATCATCAGAAGCAATACATCCAAACACAATCTTACATAGCAAATTAGAAGAAGCGAGACATCTTTCCATTGTTGATCAG gactTAGAGTACTTGTCTGAGGGCCTTGAGGGTCGATCATCCAATCCTGTTGCAGTACTTTTCGACACACTTCTTCATCCAGATGCTGACTTTGGGTATGATTATCCATCCATTTTGCATTGGAAATTAGAACAGCATCATTATATCCCTCACTTAGTTCTTGGTAAAGGTCCACCTGGTGGAGCTTGGCAT AATATGGAAGGCTCGATGTTGACAATCAGCTTTGGAAATTGGATGGAGCTACCTGGACTTAAATTTAAAGATTGGGTATCTAGCAAACGAAG gaACCTAAAAGGGGATCGAGTTATGCCAGAGGAAATAGCTCGCTACTATAAACATTATGTAAAAGTCATGGGTCTTCAGAAGAATTTCAGAGAGAATACTTACATTACCTCTGTATCAAGACTCTACAGAGATCAAGTTGATAATGATGGTCAAGACAGAGATATTTCAACACAGCATTTACAGATAGAGAAGTCAAAATTTACCAAGAGAAACTGGGAAATCAGGGGTTATCAGCGAATAAGAGATGGTTCCCATATTCCCTTCTGTCTCTTTGCTGAAAATGTAGCTCTGGCAACTGGAACATTGGATTCTCCTGGCCGTTTGGAAATTGATGGGGAagattttccttttgtgtttcatTCAATGCCTGAATTTGGAGCCGCTATAAGCAAAGGACAGTTGTGTGGCAAAGTGGATCCAGTGTTAATTGTAGGTTCTGGGCTTACCGCAGCTGATGCAGTACTGTGTGCTTACAACAATAATGTCCCTGTGATTCATGTATTTCGCAGACGAGTAACTGATCCAAGCTTAATTTTCAAACAGCTTCCCAAAAAGCTTTATCCAGAATACCATAAAGTCTATCATATGATGTGTACTCAGTCATATTCTTTAGACTCAAATCTTCTATCTGATTATACCAGTTTTCCTGAGCACCATGTGCTTTCCTTTAAGTCAGACATGAAATGCATTCTTCAAAATATCTCcggattaaagaaaatatttaagctcTCTGCAGCAGTAGTATTGATAGGTTCTCATCCCAATCTGTCCTTTCTGAAGGAGCAAGGGTGTTACCTGGGCTACAACTCAAGCCAGCCAATCACATGTAAGGGTAATCCTGTGGAAATAGATGCATATACATATGAGTGTGTTAAAGAAGCCAACCTTTTTGCATTGGGTCCTTTGGTTGGAGACAATTTTGTTCGATTTTTAAAGGGAGGGGCACTGGGTGTTACACGCTGTTTAGCtacaagacagaagaaaaaaaagcagcatttatttgttgaaagaggaggaggagatgggatAGCTTAG